From Candidatus Zixiibacteriota bacterium, one genomic window encodes:
- a CDS encoding XTP/dITP diphosphatase, translated as MQLLLATRNKDKIKEIRQALADLPLTILTCDDFLDFPDIEETGATLEENAILKAKGIYQHSGFPSLADDSGLEVENLKGAPGVYSSRFAGPGCTYDDNNRKLLQELKGVPAEKRTARFRTVIAIAWSVSEIDVVEGRVEGVIASDKTGKSGFGYDPVFYYPPAGKTFAQMTLEEKNAVSHRGRALLAARGKIISRLNKNAR; from the coding sequence ATGCAACTTCTCCTCGCCACCAGAAACAAAGACAAAATCAAAGAAATCCGGCAGGCGCTCGCCGACCTGCCGTTGACTATCCTCACCTGTGATGACTTCCTCGACTTCCCGGATATCGAGGAAACCGGCGCCACCCTGGAAGAAAACGCCATCCTGAAGGCAAAAGGTATCTACCAGCATTCCGGATTCCCGTCGCTGGCCGATGACTCCGGCCTGGAGGTCGAAAATCTGAAAGGCGCGCCAGGAGTATATTCTTCCCGCTTCGCCGGACCAGGCTGCACTTATGACGACAACAATCGAAAACTCTTGCAGGAATTAAAGGGCGTTCCGGCCGAAAAACGAACCGCTCGTTTTCGCACCGTTATCGCCATCGCCTGGAGCGTTTCGGAAATAGATGTTGTCGAGGGACGGGTCGAAGGGGTAATCGCCTCCGATAAGACCGGTAAATCCGGTTTTGGATATGACCCGGTCTTCTATTACCCGCCGGCCGGGAAGACCTTTGCGCAGATGACCCTGGAAGAGAAAAACGCCGTATCGCACCGCGGAAGGGCGCTCCTCGCGGCGCGTGGCAAAATAATCTCTCGCCTGAACAAAAATGCCCGATGA
- a CDS encoding citryl-CoA lyase, protein MAENEWRSAITDIGPGRIRVRGYDITDIMENLSFAETVFLILKGELPTKAEGEMMRAILVSSVDHGCSPPSSLGTRNVISGGNPLNAAIAGGILTIGDSHGGAIEQAAKILQEWAKKEGEVMALANQLVDDLNARKKRMPGFGHRLHNVDPRTLKLFEIAARNKFSGRHIEFCKAVESALKTKTGKELPINVDGAIAAVISDMGFDWRLGKGFFIISRVPGLLAHAYEELTREKPMRQLGNTAFKYDGPGDRKIRP, encoded by the coding sequence ATGGCAGAAAACGAATGGCGCTCAGCGATAACCGATATCGGTCCCGGACGAATCCGGGTTCGCGGATATGATATCACCGACATTATGGAGAATCTCTCCTTTGCCGAAACGGTCTTCCTGATTCTGAAAGGGGAACTTCCCACTAAAGCCGAAGGGGAGATGATGCGGGCGATACTGGTCTCTTCTGTTGACCACGGTTGCTCGCCGCCGTCGAGTCTGGGAACGCGCAATGTCATCTCCGGCGGCAATCCGCTCAACGCCGCCATTGCCGGCGGTATTCTGACCATCGGCGACAGTCACGGCGGCGCCATTGAGCAGGCGGCAAAAATCCTGCAGGAGTGGGCAAAAAAGGAAGGGGAGGTAATGGCGCTGGCAAATCAGTTGGTTGATGACCTCAACGCCCGAAAAAAGAGAATGCCCGGTTTTGGGCATAGATTGCATAATGTTGACCCCCGTACTCTGAAACTTTTTGAGATTGCGGCAAGAAACAAGTTTTCCGGACGGCATATCGAATTTTGTAAGGCGGTGGAATCAGCTCTCAAAACAAAAACCGGAAAAGAACTCCCTATCAATGTCGATGGCGCTATCGCTGCCGTTATCTCCGATATGGGATTTGACTGGCGACTGGGAAAAGGATTTTTCATAATATCTCGCGTCCCGGGCCTTCTGGCGCACGCCTACGAAGAACTTACCCGCGAGAAACCGATGCGTCAATTGGGAAATACGGCATTCAAGTACGATGGCCCCGGGGATAGGAAGATTCGTCCGTAG
- a CDS encoding 2Fe-2S iron-sulfur cluster-binding protein, whose product MVTITINGKAVQAHQGEMLLAVIRRQGIEIPALCHHGAVEPCGSCRLCMVEITKKEWEGWTRSVTSCLYPVESGLIVSTHTPQLLELRKTILDLYLARSPHSEVIQKMAEQYGITHSSFQTIPDGDDCIMCYACTRICEELGCFAISAVDRGHDKKISGPLRQPPPDCIGCLSCAHICPTGFIKWQDLNGTRTIWERQFELLSCKSCGKKTITHDFAQYLMKKRNLPAAYFELCDDCKRIETAKTMGKIVVAAQEILK is encoded by the coding sequence TATAAACGGTAAAGCGGTTCAAGCCCACCAAGGGGAGATGCTTCTCGCCGTCATCCGCAGGCAGGGAATTGAGATTCCGGCTCTCTGTCATCACGGCGCCGTCGAACCCTGTGGCTCCTGCCGACTCTGTATGGTGGAGATTACAAAGAAAGAATGGGAGGGCTGGACCCGCTCGGTGACGTCATGCCTTTATCCTGTTGAGTCGGGATTAATCGTCAGCACCCACACCCCGCAACTTTTGGAACTGCGCAAGACTATACTCGACCTCTACCTGGCGCGCAGCCCCCATTCTGAAGTCATTCAGAAAATGGCGGAGCAGTACGGCATCACTCATTCCAGTTTTCAGACCATACCTGATGGCGACGACTGCATTATGTGTTATGCCTGCACACGTATCTGCGAGGAACTGGGTTGCTTCGCCATATCGGCCGTGGACCGCGGACATGACAAGAAAATCTCGGGACCGCTGCGCCAGCCTCCGCCTGACTGCATCGGCTGCCTCAGTTGCGCCCATATCTGCCCCACCGGTTTTATCAAATGGCAGGACTTGAACGGCACCCGGACTATCTGGGAGCGGCAGTTTGAACTGCTCTCCTGCAAATCCTGCGGAAAAAAGACCATCACTCATGATTTCGCCCAGTATCTCATGAAAAAGCGGAATCTACCGGCGGCATATTTCGAGCTTTGCGATGACTGCAAACGTATCGAAACGGCAAAGACCATGGGCAAAATCGTGGTAGCGGCACAGGAGATTCTCAAATGA
- a CDS encoding 4Fe-4S dicluster domain-containing protein, protein MKYRFIVDPALCTGCRTCELACAFSHARNLKQGRSRIYPLAHAKDKYVPVVCLQCDDAACVKSCMFDALRRNEETGAVDLDVARCVKCMACVAACPFGCALVDEVHDEIVKCDLCKGDPACAHFCPSKALRYTRIAVR, encoded by the coding sequence ATGAAATACCGCTTCATCGTTGACCCCGCTCTATGTACCGGATGCCGTACCTGCGAACTGGCGTGCGCTTTCAGCCATGCCCGCAACCTCAAGCAGGGGAGAAGCCGCATATATCCGCTGGCGCACGCTAAAGACAAATATGTGCCGGTGGTCTGTTTGCAATGCGATGATGCCGCCTGCGTCAAATCCTGCATGTTTGATGCCCTTCGGCGTAACGAGGAGACCGGCGCTGTTGACCTTGATGTCGCCCGCTGTGTCAAATGTATGGCATGCGTCGCCGCCTGCCCCTTTGGGTGCGCCTTAGTCGATGAAGTCCATGATGAAATTGTCAAGTGCGACCTCTGCAAAGGCGACCCGGCCTGCGCCCATTTCTGCCCCTCCAAGGCGCTTCGTTATACCAGAATCGCGGTGCGCTGA